Genomic window (Candidatus Thorarchaeota archaeon):
TGTTTCTTATGTACTGTTTGACGAACCTATAGAAAAGGCCATATTCCCCTCGTGTCATATACTCAACAAAGGGTGATTCTGTAATGTCGGAATCAAAAGAATCCAAGCCTGTTGTTGACGAGAGCTGGGACGATGTACCTCTTCCCGAGGAGTATTGGGGCGACGAGTTCGAAGATGATGAATTGGATGCGTGGTAATCCTATCAGTTGGAGCACTATCGGTTTTCCATTATGTACTTCTTCACTCTAAGAAGCTTGTTGTAGCTGCTGTGGATTTCTTTCTTGGCGTCTAACCCCCATATCCTGTGAAGAAGACTATACTTGATGCGCAGTCGCTTTATCTGATTTCGCAAACTAGAGTAGGTAGATTTCAAGCTCTCTAGCTTGGTCTCTTTTTTCTTAGATCGTTCCAATAATCCCTTGATTCTTCTATTGAGCCGTTTCAGCTCGGTTCTTGATGCAGAAGAGACCAGCCCTTCAAGCACGTCATTACTTCTTGTTCCGAGTGGTCGAAGTCTTGTCCAACGAGAGACGCGGGCGCCTACCTCATGAACGTTTTCGGATATCTTCTTTGCATCTAGTAGACCAAGTATGCTCGCCTTTGAGTAGAAGCGTTTGTAGTCCTTTTTTCGCAGATGAGGGAATAAAAGAACACCTCTGTGAATCTTGAGAGCTCCAGCTTTTTCACAGAGTCTTTGAACCTTCTTTCTTTGCTGCACAGTTGATTTGGGAAGAGAATATGCTACGATTTTGTATGCGAGAAACTCGTCTGCGGTTTCGAGGTTGCTTCCCTTCGGGATTTGACGAGCTCTAGTGAAGATGATATAAGCCACTTCTGACAGCAGCTTTTTGAGTTTCTTGGGATTTCCACGCAGAATGTAGATGTCCCCTTCCTGTTTCTTGAGCGCCAAGTCAGATTTGAGAAACTTGGCTAGTTTTTCGTGTTGTTTCCCCTTTTTCGGAATGAGAAGGAGGTACCCCTTTTGCTTACGTTCGGCTTCTATAGCTTCTCCATCATCAGCTATATTGAAATCGTGGACTGTCACGGTACTATTCTTCCGCTCTTTGTCTGTTTAAACACTTTGCTGTAGATATATCTCTTCGCTTACCAATAGTGACAATTAGGGGAATTTCCCATATTTCCTAATCCATGTTTTAAATGGTTATTATTTGTGCTACTATTGCTTTCGAAGTGGATAATTCTTATTTCCTTTCTATTATTTCATATGTGTCCTTATTCGATGGTTTGTCCATTCATAAATTTGCTTTCCATCGACTGTATGTTTAACTCAATCGTTGGAAGGGCCTCTTCCTAGGTGAAAAATCGTGATCCGAATCGACGAAGATTGGGAAAGTGACGACTGGGACGAAGATGACGACTGGGATGAAGATGACGACTGGGATGACGACGACGATTGGTAGGAGTCACCCGGTACAAAGTCCCTGTCACGCGTTCCCGTGAGAACATGAAAAAATGAAAATGATTGTGAGCCGCTTTTTTGACTCACAATCCCTGTTTCTTCTAGAAGAGAGCATTTTCCATTGCTGTCTGACAATCGCAGCTGGCTTCTTCAGGAATCCTTGGAATGAGTTCGTAGGTTAGTTTTCTGACTCGCTCGATATTGTCGGACATCGTCTTGAGAACCTGCTCATGGGTAACATGGTGTTCCCCATAGACATCTTTGTCTGTAGGCATGGCTATGGATACGAAACAAATTCCTGCTTCACGAGCCAATGAGGTCTCTGGATACGCGGTCATGCCAATGACATCGAAACCCTGCTCATGGTAGAAAATCGATTCTGCATAGGTTGAGAATCTGGGACCGTTGATGCAGACGTATGTTCCTTCCTCATGAACCTTGTAGTCTAGGTCTTTCGCTGTTTCTATGGTTAGCTTGCGCATCTCTGAGCAGTATGGCTCTCCAAAGGGCAAATGGGCAATTGTTCCTCCGTCAAAGAATGTATCGTCTCGCTGCCCAAAGGTTCTGTCGAAAATCTGATCTGTTATGACAAACTCGCCCAGATCGATTTTCTCAGGCTGCAGGCTTCCGCATGCGCAGGGACTTATAATTCTCTTGACACCAAGGCTCTTCATGCCCCACACATTGGCACGGTAGTTGATTTTGTGCGGAGGCAAGTGGTGGTTTCTCCCATGCCTGGCTAGAAATGCTAGGGTTTTCCCCTTCACATTACCAACAATGAAATTATCGGACGGTGCCCCATAGGGAGTGAACACCTTCACTTCAATCGGGTTGTTTATGACTTCGGGATCGTAATTCCCGCTGCCACCAAAAAGCCCGATTTCAATGGGAATTAGCTCCTCCAACTCTTCTCTTTTCTCCGGGTCCACCGGAACTAGCGACGGTTCAGCTTCAAAGGCCATCTATGATCAACTCTCCTTTTGCTCTATCACTGCAACTCCCCTCTTCCCATAAATAGGTGACGAGCTATGAGTTGGTGACCTACTTTTTGAGTCTCCATCTCTTGTCTAGTGGGTATTCAATAATATCAAGGTCGCCCA
Coding sequences:
- the mtnP gene encoding S-methyl-5'-thioadenosine phosphorylase, which produces MAFEAEPSLVPVDPEKREELEELIPIEIGLFGGSGNYDPEVINNPIEVKVFTPYGAPSDNFIVGNVKGKTLAFLARHGRNHHLPPHKINYRANVWGMKSLGVKRIISPCACGSLQPEKIDLGEFVITDQIFDRTFGQRDDTFFDGGTIAHLPFGEPYCSEMRKLTIETAKDLDYKVHEEGTYVCINGPRFSTYAESIFYHEQGFDVIGMTAYPETSLAREAGICFVSIAMPTDKDVYGEHHVTHEQVLKTMSDNIERVRKLTYELIPRIPEEASCDCQTAMENALF